From the genome of Vicia villosa cultivar HV-30 ecotype Madison, WI linkage group LG2, Vvil1.0, whole genome shotgun sequence, one region includes:
- the LOC131650508 gene encoding uncharacterized protein LOC131650508 gives MLSCVPFKFLGLPVGANHRRKETWEPVLSKLESRLSSWQGRHLSLGGKVTLINSVLNNIPIFWLSFFKTPKVVWEEITRIQRSFLWGKPKDDKRRMAWVSWDKVCLSKEDGGLGVKNVELFNLALISKWGWRCLEDRQCVWSHILAFRYGGGEQRIREETSSYRLQKASLWWRDIRTVCRGKVNDQCWFLDAVSQNTDGEVVWDSGNDGFSVKNVYTRLYSSWCEAFRLDVCKVQVILSVWRAKVPESVKCFGWRFILNSIPTREELGRRGVLLGSDSVVCPLYNRVTESKEHLFLLCTESAKVWKKVLFWLVREEMDIGIGILEMDIFELFSSFLEVCVRAPLVPFFWLLISWNIWRARNELVFSNKVWDVSRVVNCIKSMGWEWFFFSYQRARV, from the coding sequence ATGTTGTCTTGCGTCCCTTTCAAGTTTTTGGGCTTACCGGTGGGAGCGAATCATCGTAGGAAGGAAACGTGGGAACCGGTGCTTAGTAAGCTGGAATCTAGACTGAGTTCCTGGCAGGGAAGGCACCTTTCGCTTGGAGGCAAGGTAACTTTAATAAACTCGGTTTTGAACAATATTCCTATTTTCTGGCTATCTTTTTTCAAGACGCCGAAGGTGGTGTGGGAGGAAATTACGAGAATTCAGCGGTCTTTTTTGTGGGGAAAACCGAAAGATGATAAGAGGCGTATGGCGTGGGTGAGTTGGGATAAGGTTTGCTTGTCTAAGGAGGATGGAGGGTTGGGAGTCAAGAATGTAGAACTGTTCAACTTGGCCTTGATTAGCAAGTGGGGTTGGCGGTGCTTGGAGGATAGGCAGTGTGTGTGGTCTCACATTTTGGCATTCAGATACGGAGGTGGTGAGCAGCGCATTCGCGAGGAAACTTCGAGCTACAGATTGCAAAAAGCATCCTTATGGTGGCGTGACATTAGGACTGTTTGTAGAGGTAAAGTTAACGACCAGTGTTGGTTTCTGGATGCTGTTTCGCAAAACACGGACGGTGAGGTGGTTTGGGACAGCGGCAACGATGGGTTTTCAGTCAAAAATGTGTATACCCGTTTGTACTCGTCGTGGTGTGAGGCTTTTAGGCTGGATGTTTGTAAGGTGCAGGTGATCCTTTCGGTTTGGAGGGCCAAGGTACCGGAATCTGTCAAGTGCTTCGGATGGCGGTTTATTCTCAATAGTATACCCACTAGAGAGGAGCTAGGGCGGAGAGGCGTGCTGCTTGGAAGTGATTCGGTGGTTTGTCCCTTATATAATAGAGTTACGGAATCAAAAGAACATTTATTTCTCCTGTGCACCGAATCCGCAAAGGTTTGGAAGAAGGTTTtattttggctggtgagagaggaAATGGACATTGGTATAGGGATCTTGGAGATGGACATTTTCGAGCTTTTCTCTAGTTTTTTGGAGGTCTGTGTTCGTGCTCCCTTGGTTCCTTTTTTCTGGCTGCTTATTTCGTGGAATATTTGGAGAGCTAGGAATGAGTTGGTTTTTTCCAACAAGGTGTGGGATGTGTCGCGTGTTGTGAATTGTATTAAATCCATGGGGTGGGAATGGTTTTTTTTTAGTTATCAAAGGGCCCGAGTGTGA
- the LOC131647314 gene encoding uncharacterized protein LOC131647314, protein MEFFLKAKVVRLRSHHDKYMLAHEDQENVYQDRNGCYDNAKWTVELLESNNNNVIRLKSCYGKYLTASNMPFLLKSTGKQVLQTLPKRLGSSVEWEPFRDGVQVKLRTRYGQYLRGNGGLPPWRNTITHDIPRRTATVNWILWDVDIVELRPKEVGQVPKPRPRPTPIIPPNRCLNNPITTTMDNAFPSPSPSPLTDSDNGPLVKIDLRSPRSPEAQSEYFVDPSPSPMKEGRVIFYDIGNENGEVIDANKGAFFTFKGSSLNELKEKLMEETQLVDILVCCRNPLNAKLYPILIHLPPNNTDLHVVVVPSSFKAN, encoded by the exons atGGAATTCTTCCTAAAGGCAAAAGTGGTGCGCTTACGGAGCCACCATGATAAATATATGTTGGCGCATGAAGATCAAGAAAATGTTTACCAAGACCGAAACGGTTGTTATGATAATGCAAAATGGACCGTAGAGTTATTGGAGAGCAATAACAATAATGTGATAAGATTAAAAAGTTGTTATGGAAAATACCTAACGGCTTCAAACATGCCTTTTCTTTTGAAAAGCACAGGTAAACAAGTGTTGCAAACTTTACCTAAAAGATTAGGTTCATCGGTTGAATGGGAACCTTTTAGGGACGGTGTTCAAGTAAAACTAAGGACACGTTATGGACAATATCTTCGTGGAAATGGAGGATTACCACCTTGGAGAAACACAATAACCCATGATATTCCGCGTAGAACCGCAACGGTAAATTGGATTTTGTGGGATGTTGATATTGTGGAACTTAGACCAAAAGAAGTGGGACAAGTTCCTAAGCCCAGGCCGAGGCCTACACCTATTATACCGCCAAATCGTTGTTTGAATAATCCAATTACAACAACAATGGATAACGCATTTCCTTCGCCGTCTCCTTCACCGCTTACGGATTCTGATAATGGACCCCTCGTCAAGATTGATCTAAGGTCTCCTCGATCACCCGAG GCTCAATCTGAATATTTTGTTGATCCATCTCCATCGCCAATGAAAGAAGGAAGGGTTATATTCTACGACATTGGTAATGAAAATGGTGAAGTTATTGATGCAAATAAAGGAGCATTCTTCACCTTTAAAGGAAGTTCTTTGAACGAGTTGAAGGAGAAATTGATGGAAGAAACTCAACTAGTTGATATTCTTGTGTGTTGCCGCAATCCTTTGAATGCTAAACTTTACCCCATTCTTATACATCTACCTCCTAACAACACTGATTTGCATGTTGTTGTCGTTCCTTCTTCGTTTAAAG CCAATTGA